A genome region from Pristiophorus japonicus isolate sPriJap1 unplaced genomic scaffold, sPriJap1.hap1 HAP1_SCAFFOLD_691, whole genome shotgun sequence includes the following:
- the LOC139256193 gene encoding zinc finger protein 229-like: MEAKSTVHSGEKGCTCSVCEQGFSRSSNLERHKCSHTGEKLCKCADCGKRFKCPSQLETHRRGHTGERPFSCSDCRNGFTTSSDLLRHQRVHTGERPFTCSDCGKGFTRSSSLLEHQRVHTGERPFSCSDCEKGFNTSSNLLRHQRVHTGERPFTCSECGKRFTQSSNLLIHQRVHTGERPFTCSDCEKGFTTSSDLLRHQRVHTGERPFTCSECGKRFTQSSNLLIHQRVHTGERPFTCSDCGKGFTRSSSLLEHQRVHTGERPFTCSECGKGFTASSHLLTHQRVHTGERPFTCSECGKRFTASSHLLTHQRVHTGERPFTCSECGKGFTTSSHLLTHQRVHTGARPFTCSECGKGFTTSSHLLTHQRVHTGARPFTCPECGKGFTESSNLLIHQRGHTGERPFTCSECGKGFTQSSNLLKHQRVHTGERLCTCSDCGKEFTETSSLLSHQRVHTVERPFTCSECGEGFTRLSHLLTHKRAHK, encoded by the coding sequence atggaagcaaaaagcactgttcacagcggggagaaaggaTGCACATGCTCTGTGTGTGAACAAGGCTTCagtcgatcatccaacctggagagacacaagtgcagtcacactggggagaaactgtgtaaatgtgcggattgtgggaaacgtttcaaatgcccgtcccagctggaaacacatcggcggggtcacactggggagaggccgttcagctgctccgacTGCAGGaacggattcactacatcatccgacctgctgagacaccagcgagttcacactggggagaggccgttcacctgctccgactgcgggaagggattcactcggtcatccagcctgctggaacaccagcgcgttcacactggggagaggccgttcagctgctccgacTGCGAGAAGGGATTcaatacatcatccaacctgctgagacaccagcgagttcacactggggagaggccattcacctgctctgaatgtgggaagagattcactcagtcatccaacctgctgatacaccagcgagttcacactggggagaggccgttcacctgctccgactgcgagaagggattcactacatcatccgacctgctgagacaccagcgagttcacactggggagaggccgttcacctgctctgaatgtgggaagagattcactcagtcatccaacctgctgatacaccagcgagttcacactggagagaggccgttcacctgttccgactgcgggaagggattcactcggtcatccagcctgctggaacaccagcgagttcacactggggagaggccgttcacctgctctgagtgtgggaagggattcactgcatcatcccacctgctgacacaccagcgagttcacactggagagaggccgttcacctgctctgagtgtgggaagagattcactgcatcatcccacctgctgacacaccagcgagttcacactggggagaggccattcacctgctctgagtgtgggaagggattcactacatcatcccacctgctgacacaccagcgagttcacactggggcgaggccgttcacctgctctgagtgtgggaagggattcactacatcatcccacctgctgacacaccagcgagttcacactggggcgaggccgttcacctgccctgagtgtgggaagggattcactgagtcatccaacctgctgatacaccagcgaggtcacactggggagaggccgttcacctgctctgagtgtgggaagggattcactcagtcatccaacctgctgaaacaccagcgagttcacactggggagaggctgtgcacctgctccgattgtgggaaggaattcactgagACATCCAGCCTACtctcacaccagcgagttcacactgtggagaggccgttcacctgctcagagtgtggggagggattcactcgattatcccatctgctgacacacaagcgagctcacaagtga